The Punica granatum isolate Tunisia-2019 chromosome 4, ASM765513v2, whole genome shotgun sequence sequence TCCATCGATTCATCCTGTATCCCGCTTAACATCCTGGGAGAAAGAGACTGCAGCCACTTTCTTCCGAAGAATGCCACCTTAATTTGGAACGACGTGAACTTGTGATCATTTCAAACTTTGGGACAATGAATATGAAAATAGTTCCCTCCCCGTTCAAAACAGCTTCACAATACAGTGGACATGTACCGGATTTCAGCAGCTAAGTCCCTGTCACTATGAGCTGTAAGAATCTATTTCTTGATAAAGCATGTACAGCGTCTATCAGCCACGGGCAGGAAAATATCGACCGATATAAGGCCCATGTCATTTTCTATACTTAAATGGGACTTGTAGGAAAAGAGTGGTTCTACTTTCAGACTGCTGACCTTTAAGCAAACAGAAGTTCTATAATCATGATTAAAGAACATACTGAATTTGAAATTAGCAGGTTCATGAATCTGCCTTCTATCGAGAAGCACACTATTTGATTAAAGGCAAGTCAGGAAAATTGAGCAGAGTCCTTTCAATGAGGCATTTTACTGTCTGTTaagtaatgtatatattatggCTTCATCAGCAAGCTTAAGCTTTCGAGCTATCATCCGAGATTTTTCCATCAACCAAATTGGACTGTCCAATGAGATCCTTAAAGGAACtagaaaaaactaaaatatattAGTCTGAGACTGGCCTAAGATTTACGAACACGACACTTTTACTTCATGTTTTCACACTTCAATTTCCCGAGATTGATCCTGCATCCTCCAAAACAATCGTTATAATGTTCCTTGGTCTAGACAGCCTCTGCTACTTAGCTGTTGATCTCAGAGCAGCTTCAACATCATGACTATCTGCGCTTGCAAACTTCAACAAACCTTCATTAGCTTTGGACTTTGAAATTCCTTGGCTGTGTTGCCTTTTCCTGTTCGTTTTAGGCCCTTTTTCACTGATAGCAATGGCAATATCATTCGGGAAAAGGTCTTGGAGCACAAAGGCATGGAATATGGTTGTTACAAGTAGAATAGCAACTGTTATTGTGGCGGCGGAGAAGAGTGCTAAAGATAGCAATCGGGTTACCAAATTGCTTGTCTCGTTCATGTATGTGATGGTGGCAATGGACAGGCCCGTCAATGGAAATGTGTAAGCCCACCATGCCAATGAGAATCTGCAGATTGTATTTCAACAACAGGAGGACGTGATTCGAGATCAGCcagaggaaagaaagaaatgtaaTAATGTATTAGTACCTGAAGCCTCGGAAGAAATTCACCCGAACCACCTGCCAAATAAATGAACTAATTAAGTACATAAGTTCATCATAACCAAGTGGTTTGTTTCTATCATTAAATAGTGCATAGGGAACTGACGAGTGTGATATAAAGGAACAGTGCTACGAAGTAAACAATCCTTGAGCTGAAGCCGAAAGACCCTTGAATTTTTGCCAAGGCCATGGAGGCAACGCTGGGAGCCGCGACAAAGAGGAAAAACACTGGATGGAGCTCCTTTGGGAGCGTCTCATTGGTCGGGAGCCTCTGATAGAGAGTCACGAATAGGACACTATAATGCGCTAGCCCGATGGCGAAGAAGAACAAAGGTCCTTCCCTTAAACCCATCGAAGAACCTAACAGGGCCCCCACAAAGTTCCCGATGACCGCAAGATGGTTCGAGGGGTTGGCAACCCTTGAAAGCCTCCTCTGTCCTCCAAGCATCCACTGCCCATATATTTTGAGCTCAAGACAGAAGATTGGAGCCATAAGAAGGTACCAAACTATCGTACTGAGGTTCTTACAAATTGAGGATGGAGCTCCAATGGCcaaaaagaggagagagatcCACGGGGCAAAGAAGTAATTGACCCGTACAGGGTGGTGATACTCCCTTCGAACGGCTTCGAAGTAGAAGATCAATTTAAGGAGGTATGTTACAGAGACGGTCACAATGAGAGCCGCCGAAGTTAACCATATGAAGATATTTACGTGGAGGTAGATGTGGAGAATTTTCAAGGAGGGTGACGCTCCTGCAGCCTTCCACATTATGGCTTGACTGCTGATCCCAAGACAGATCCCGAATGAAGAGATCGGGAACCGAAGCAGAAATGGCCATTGCTCGTCTTGTGGAAGAACAATTTCCTCTGAAGCCTGCAAGGCCAAGAAAACTCGTTTAAGACTTTCGGCAAAGCACAAcggaaatgaaaaggaaatggaATTGAAATCAAAGTATCTTGTTTAAGACTTTTGGCAATGCTAGTTTGATATTAGCATTTCATTTGTAAATATGTCTATTCCCTTTTACCCTGAGACAGTCGAGTTCGGGCCCCTGTAGTGCATCAAAATATCTCTCCACGGGTAATATTTCCATGTCTGCGTTTTGCAATATTAAATCCTCTGGCTTCCCTTCCTgtggttttccacgtaaattTGGCAGCTGCTGCTCGAGCTTTCCTGACCACGTTTTGAATGAATTAAATCTCCTGTCCTTCGTCATATCCGGTAGTGGCATACTCCTAATCCTAGGGGCTGAAGTATCTCTGTAACCGCAGCTCGGAATTCTACCACCATAATCACTGAAAGGAGCTTGTTTCAGGCAAAGATGTTGATCTTCCAAAGGAGAACATGGCATGCTAATAGAAATCGAGTGCATCCTTCGACTCCTCTTGCTTTGAGCTGGCTCACCGCTGAGGCCCTGGACCACACACAATTCGGTTTCCTGGTACAGTTTGACAAATAATTTGATCACACAGTATAGAAACTTCATCTAGGAAAATGGGATCAAACACGTCCTAGAAGCGCCCGACCCACCAATATTCTCATCATCTCAGAGTCACATTTGCCAACTTACTTTTCTTATTGGGCTCAGAAGTTGGAGTTCACTCCATCGATGGGAGTTTCTCTGGTCATCAGCTTCTTGAGTATGACTGGATTGGGGAGCTTCGTGAGTTGCTTGCCTCGGGGAAGAAAAATCTTTGGCGGTTTCCATAGTTAAAGACAAGCTTTCCTACAAGATATTGGTATAGGAGGATCTAACTAGTCTTGCAGGTTTCCATGTTAAAACAAAATGTCAGAAATGTTATGGAAAACGAAAGCCGTAATGAATATACAGATAGCAAGCAGACCAAAGTAATCAGACATCGAATGAAAACAAATCAATTGCTCGTTGATTTTGACACAAGGAAGATGAGGAATGAACCGAGAATACCTTAAAGCACAAAAAACCGAAATGATCCACAAAAATCCTAGGAAGCTTAGGAAGACAATTAAGATGAACTCATACGCAGCATTTAAcgtatatgtacatatatatgcacatatcTGCAGAATCAAATTAGCGGCGCTGTTTGTTGCGCTGTACCATTACCAGCATGTAACTTAAGCAGCAATCCGTCAAACCCCTCTAGTCCGCGTTGCCTTGCACGTATAACATAGTCCTACAGAtaagaggaaagaaaagaaaatggtgCCATAAGCAATTCCAGCTAAGAATGAGAATTTATCACTTTGGCCTCTTTAAATATTTAGATTATAACTTGCTTCAACAATACATTTCCAAGATGAATGTTGGGAACATTATGGATAATATACATCCTCGTCTCCATGACATGGCTCCACTTCATGGTCATCGTTACCAGCTATCAATATCGAGCGTATACGTATGGAGACTGAGTCACCGAGAACTACATCAACAAGAGGAAGGAAATCTGGTGGTTTATATTTACGTCCATGTCAAGCTCATGGATTCAGGTTTTCTACTCCTTGGTTCAGAAAACAGAGAAGTCTTATTAAGAGTCCGTACTGAATTCGAGCCTAACTCCAACTTTAATGCCTATTTTTGCTTAGCCCGGAACTAGGTTTCGGTATTTACTTCGCATTAAAGAAAGACGACAGTCCGTCGCATAGCAGCTTCAACTCATTTTAGATGTCCCCGAAAACAAGCCAGTAATTGTTGGGTACATGGTACGCAATAGCAAGAAGTCAAACATGGAAAAATATGCAGCAGTTCCATCGAAACGATTGTCTAGGGAGAAAGCATACACCATGCAGCTGCCTTGGTGCACTTGCATAGGGCAAAAGTTAATGACCACCAACGTAAagcacaaaaaaataaataataataattgcgGTCTCTcgatatatatttgttttatgTTTCGCCTCCATTAATGCACTCAGGGACTTATAATATGGTACTGCTTAATGAAAGTCGAAGCAGGACTCGGATTAGGCATGATGTTTGTGTTTAtgagataatttttttctcaaaaagcATGTATTTCTCTGGCTCCCATGGTCATTAGCTATAAAATATCCATTGggcctataagcgattggACCCATCTTCAACCCAAAAACTCGAACTAATAGATTATGGTACcgaatctcttataaacttatggaattccttt is a genomic window containing:
- the LOC116205606 gene encoding S-type anion channel SLAH2-like, which codes for METAKDFSSPRQATHEAPQSSHTQEADDQRNSHRWSELQLLSPIRKETELCVVQGLSGEPAQSKRSRRMHSISISMPCSPLEDQHLCLKQAPFSDYGGRIPSCGYRDTSAPRIRSMPLPDMTKDRRFNSFKTWSGKLEQQLPNLRGKPQEGKPEDLILQNADMEILPVERYFDALQGPELDCLRASEEIVLPQDEQWPFLLRFPISSFGICLGISSQAIMWKAAGASPSLKILHIYLHVNIFIWLTSAALIVTVSVTYLLKLIFYFEAVRREYHHPVRVNYFFAPWISLLFLAIGAPSSICKNLSTIVWYLLMAPIFCLELKIYGQWMLGGQRRLSRVANPSNHLAVIGNFVGALLGSSMGLREGPLFFFAIGLAHYSVLFVTLYQRLPTNETLPKELHPVFFLFVAAPSVASMALAKIQGSFGFSSRIVYFVALFLYITLVVRVNFFRGFRFSLAWWAYTFPLTGLSIATITYMNETSNLVTRLLSLALFSAATITVAILLVTTIFHAFVLQDLFPNDIAIAISEKGPKTNRKRQHSQGISKSKANEGLLKFASADSHDVEAALRSTAK